The following proteins are co-located in the Cytophagia bacterium CHB2 genome:
- a CDS encoding ATP-dependent DNA ligase: MPPTQFSSLATLCQHLEATTKKLEKSALLSDFLKNLQPNEISPAVLLLLGKIFSATDERTLKVSWRTLQKLEEQTPKGKTPSLSILDVHQHFSRIAGASGKGSRQRKEELLADLLGRVSANEKTYLVKMIFGEMQHGVAEGVMQQGIAEAIDADLALVRRAALLLGDIAEVARLGLIKGKNALAQVSLQLFRPIQPMLASLAEDFEDVFKEHGEQTALEYKYDGARVQIHCDRSTAQVKIFSRQLSEVTPSLPELVEWAQTKIAADSFIVEGEVVPVNAAGKPLPFQELMRRFRRVHQIAETQKEVPVKLYLFDLLYLDGKSYIDQPYQERWQKLAEICDQSLLADRLVASDKTSAETFLQRAMQSGHEGLMAKDLTSLYQPGARGKKWFKIKPADTLDLVVVAADWGYGRRTGWLSNYHLAVRDEESGEFMVVGKTFKGLTDAEFQWMTESLQRLKTSETNFTVQVRPQIVVEVAYNEIQRSAQYRSQLALRFARIKRIREDKAPEQCDSLARLQQLYEKQFEKKGRGTQKERVAFQ; the protein is encoded by the coding sequence ATGCCACCCACTCAATTCTCCTCCCTCGCCACCCTCTGCCAGCACCTCGAAGCTACCACAAAAAAATTAGAAAAAAGCGCGCTGCTCAGCGATTTTCTCAAAAATTTGCAACCCAATGAAATCAGCCCGGCGGTGCTGCTGTTGCTGGGCAAGATTTTCTCCGCCACGGATGAACGCACGTTGAAAGTGAGTTGGCGCACATTGCAGAAACTCGAGGAACAAACTCCGAAGGGCAAAACGCCGTCTTTGTCGATTCTCGACGTACATCAGCATTTTTCCCGGATTGCCGGCGCTTCCGGCAAAGGCTCGCGCCAACGTAAGGAGGAATTGCTCGCAGATTTGCTTGGCCGCGTTTCGGCGAACGAGAAAACGTATCTCGTGAAAATGATTTTTGGCGAGATGCAACACGGCGTCGCCGAGGGCGTGATGCAGCAGGGCATCGCCGAAGCGATTGATGCCGACCTGGCCCTGGTGCGGCGCGCAGCTTTGTTGCTGGGCGATATTGCGGAAGTCGCGCGACTGGGATTGATAAAAGGCAAGAATGCCCTGGCGCAAGTTTCACTGCAATTGTTTCGGCCCATTCAGCCAATGCTCGCCAGCCTGGCGGAAGATTTTGAGGACGTCTTCAAAGAACATGGCGAACAGACGGCGTTGGAGTACAAGTATGACGGCGCGCGCGTACAAATTCATTGCGATCGGAGCACCGCACAAGTCAAAATTTTTAGCCGCCAGCTCAGCGAGGTGACGCCGAGCCTGCCGGAGTTGGTCGAATGGGCGCAAACCAAAATTGCCGCTGATTCGTTCATTGTCGAAGGCGAAGTTGTGCCGGTAAATGCCGCGGGCAAGCCGCTGCCGTTTCAGGAATTGATGCGGCGCTTCCGCCGCGTGCACCAAATCGCAGAAACACAAAAAGAAGTGCCGGTGAAGTTATATTTGTTTGATCTGCTTTATCTTGATGGTAAGTCTTACATCGATCAACCTTATCAAGAACGCTGGCAAAAGCTCGCAGAAATCTGTGATCAAAGCCTGCTCGCCGATCGCCTCGTGGCCTCCGATAAAACTTCTGCCGAAACTTTCCTGCAGAGAGCCATGCAATCCGGCCACGAGGGACTCATGGCAAAAGACTTGACGAGTCTCTATCAACCCGGCGCGCGCGGCAAGAAGTGGTTCAAGATCAAACCGGCGGATACGCTCGATCTCGTGGTCGTCGCAGCAGATTGGGGCTATGGCCGTCGCACTGGCTGGCTGTCAAATTATCATCTCGCGGTGCGCGACGAAGAAAGCGGAGAGTTTATGGTGGTGGGCAAAACCTTCAAAGGCTTAACAGATGCGGAGTTTCAATGGATGACGGAGAGTTTGCAGCGTTTGAAAACCTCCGAAACGAATTTCACGGTGCAAGTACGCCCGCAGATTGTGGTAGAAGTGGCTTACAACGAAATTCAACGCAGCGCGCAATACCGCTCCCAGCTCGCGCTGCGTTTTGCGCGCATCAAACGCATTCGCGAGGACAAGGCGCCGGAACAATGTGATTCGCTGGCGAGACTGCAACAACTTTATGAAAAGCAGTTTGAGAAAAAGGGGCGGGGCACCCAAAAGGAACGGGTAGCGTTTCAGTAG
- a CDS encoding phosphatidate cytidylyltransferase produces the protein MDWRNLGQRVAVGLIFIPLILSAIWFGKHFFLLFIEIIVGIGLIEFYDLAKHKNARPRRGLGVLAGIAAPALIYAGYSDKLWLLLGGLTVAVVTIELFSKPESGGSPLLNVSVTLFGVAYVAGLLSFLVLIRELPHVIGGEYVQAGTWVIMIFVVIWICDTAAYFVGLYFGKHKLFPRVSPKKTIEGAVGGFVFAILSAVVCQQTFVKGLGLQDALIIGVIIGSAGQLSDLVESLFKRDAGIKDSSKLIPGHGGILDRFDSEMLVAPLVYVYLLAVNVSSNG, from the coding sequence TTGGATTGGCGCAATCTTGGGCAGCGCGTTGCGGTTGGCTTGATTTTCATTCCCTTGATCTTGTCAGCCATTTGGTTTGGCAAGCATTTCTTTCTGTTATTCATCGAAATCATTGTGGGCATCGGCCTGATTGAATTTTATGATCTGGCAAAGCACAAAAATGCGCGTCCCCGGCGCGGGCTTGGCGTGTTGGCCGGGATCGCAGCGCCGGCCTTGATTTATGCCGGTTACAGCGATAAGTTGTGGCTGTTGCTCGGCGGGCTTACTGTGGCGGTTGTAACGATCGAGCTGTTTTCCAAACCCGAATCCGGCGGCAGTCCACTGCTAAACGTCTCGGTGACGTTGTTCGGCGTGGCGTATGTTGCGGGATTGCTGTCTTTTCTCGTGCTCATTCGCGAACTGCCTCATGTCATCGGCGGCGAATATGTTCAAGCCGGCACGTGGGTGATCATGATCTTTGTTGTCATTTGGATTTGCGATACGGCGGCTTATTTTGTGGGATTATATTTCGGCAAGCACAAGCTATTCCCGCGTGTCAGCCCGAAGAAAACCATTGAGGGCGCAGTTGGCGGTTTTGTGTTTGCCATTCTTTCGGCTGTTGTGTGTCAACAAACGTTTGTAAAAGGATTGGGGTTGCAGGATGCGCTTATAATCGGCGTAATCATCGGCAGCGCCGGGCAATTGAGCGATCTGGTCGAATCTTTGTTCAAGCGCGATGCCGGAATTAAGGACTCGTCGAAACTCATTCCCGGGCATGGCGGCATTCTCGATCGATTCGACAGCGAGATGCTCGTTGCGCCGCTGGTTTATGTTTACCTTTTGGCTGTGAATGTCTCATCAAATGGATAA
- a CDS encoding type II toxin-antitoxin system HicB family antitoxin, translating into MKTYSAVVERCPDTGLYVGYIPGFPGAYSQAESLDELKRNLHEVVEMLLEDGEPNMESEFVGIQTSAIA; encoded by the coding sequence ATGAAGACATACTCAGCAGTCGTGGAACGCTGTCCAGATACCGGGCTTTATGTCGGCTATATTCCCGGTTTTCCGGGCGCGTATTCGCAAGCCGAAAGCCTGGACGAATTGAAACGCAATCTGCATGAAGTTGTCGAAATGCTGCTTGAAGACGGGGAACCCAATATGGAATCCGAATTCGTCGGTATTCAAACTAGTGCAATTGCCTGA
- the carA gene encoding glutamine-hydrolyzing carbamoyl-phosphate synthase small subunit, giving the protein MIAKLLLADGSVFTGAAFGAPASIAGEVVFNTGMVGYPECFTDPSYRGQILVLTYPLIGNYGVPGSPEQMGLDSAFESTRIQISGLIVSEYSTEFSHWNARNSLDSWLKANGVPAIAGVDTRQLTQKLRTHGCMLGKLIHEDEIAEFHDPNRENLVAQVSVTKPVNYGSGKKRVVVIDCGCKNNIIRSLVARGVAVTVVPWDWPVEKEKYDGVLISNGPGDPKLCDTTIATVRKLFTQDIPIFGVCLGSQILGLAAGANTFKLKYGHRSQNQPCVLVGSKRCFITSQNHGYAVDEDSLPSDWEPWFFNANDGTNEGVRHRSKPFSGVQFHPEASPGPVDTGFLFDEFVGRL; this is encoded by the coding sequence ATGATCGCAAAACTTCTTCTTGCAGACGGCAGTGTTTTTACCGGCGCGGCATTCGGCGCGCCCGCCTCGATCGCCGGCGAAGTGGTGTTCAATACGGGCATGGTGGGCTATCCGGAATGCTTTACGGATCCCTCGTATCGCGGCCAGATTCTCGTGCTCACTTATCCGTTGATCGGCAATTACGGCGTTCCGGGATCGCCGGAGCAGATGGGGCTGGATTCGGCTTTTGAGTCCACCCGCATACAAATTTCCGGATTGATTGTTTCGGAATATTCGACGGAGTTCAGCCACTGGAATGCGCGCAATTCATTGGACAGTTGGTTGAAAGCAAATGGGGTTCCGGCAATCGCGGGCGTCGATACGCGCCAGCTTACGCAAAAACTGCGCACGCACGGCTGCATGCTCGGCAAACTCATTCACGAAGATGAGATTGCGGAATTTCATGACCCCAATCGCGAGAATCTCGTGGCGCAGGTGAGTGTGACAAAGCCGGTAAATTACGGCAGCGGCAAAAAGCGCGTGGTGGTGATCGATTGCGGCTGCAAGAACAACATCATTCGTTCATTGGTTGCGCGCGGCGTTGCGGTTACCGTCGTGCCGTGGGACTGGCCAGTGGAGAAAGAAAAATATGACGGCGTGCTGATCTCTAACGGCCCGGGCGATCCCAAACTGTGTGATACCACTATTGCCACTGTGCGCAAACTTTTTACGCAAGACATTCCGATTTTTGGCGTTTGTCTGGGCAGCCAGATTTTAGGCCTGGCAGCCGGGGCCAATACGTTCAAGCTCAAATACGGCCATCGCAGCCAAAACCAACCTTGTGTTTTGGTGGGCAGCAAGCGCTGTTTCATTACCTCGCAGAATCATGGCTATGCTGTTGATGAAGACTCGCTGCCCTCAGATTGGGAGCCGTGGTTTTTCAACGCGAATGACGGCACGAATGAGGGCGTGCGCCACCGCAGCAAGCCTTTCAGCGGCGTGCAATTTCATCCCGAAGCTTCTCCCGGCCCGGTGGACACGGGGTTTTTGTTCGACGAGTTCGTGGGGAGGTTGTAA
- a CDS encoding histidine kinase produces the protein MTLKSTIIAFVISLKLVTGLPAQPNPITFEHISLEQGLSQSVVTCILQDYQGFMWFGTYDGLNKFDGYDFVVYKHDLQNPHSLSDNTIQALFEDSAGMLWIGTREGLCRFDPRYEKITRYLHDPNDPHSLSHNTVTAICETRDGEASALWIGTQGGGLNRFDPESGRFTRYQRDATNLASLSSNQVRSLHVSYQNNTTTLWIGTFNGLNRLVLSTENNGENAEVSFTRYQHDPNNPQSLSDNRVWSIAEDANGVLWLGTFGGGFNRFDPAAQTFKRYLHDPNNPASLSNNTVRPILISQRDSTIWIGTSGGLEKFEAQTQRFIHHQHDETNSGSLSNDDVWSLYEDKSGALWIGTYGGGLNKFSPAREKFMHIRHDPMNPKSLGHNMVMAIHEAREGDETTLWVGTGGGGLYEYDASREAFIPYRHNPANPASLSSDGVAAIYQDHRGALWVGTGVGLNKMLPGQKRFKRYLREPANPNSLSENGISAIAETRHGEKSFLWIATGSAGLNRFDPQTERFQRYRHNPADSTSLSNDRIYALYVEPEANGNSRSLWIGTDAGLNQLVLDNAALSNNGASMRFVRYQQKPAGRKGLSNNRVFAIYADPDSINHSLWVGTWGGGLNRLNRATGEFTHFTEKDGLPNNVIYGILGDDDGNLWLSTNSGLSKLVLSEAERFNPATGMFRNYDVDDGLQSKEFNQGAYYKSHDGEMFFGGINGFNRFYPRRVRDNPYTPPIVLTAFEKFDRLVPLEKAISASDKITLTYRDSFFSFAFAALDYTNPRKNQYAYKLEGFDEDWIYCGTRRYASYTNLDGGEYLFRVKGSNHDGVWNEQGASIKIIVTPPFWKTWWFLSLAGLAVLGLAYGSYRRKLDARREKERIVNELKAAHEMQMGLMPTAAPQVEGFDIAGICQPAEAVGGDFFDYFWLDFDKHQFGLMLVDVSDKAMKGAMTAVMTSGMVSAEIGYNRSPHIIMQNVNRAMYWKTSANAFTAMLFATINPFTKIMRFANAGLTRPLLRRGSEIIYLKVEGAHFPLGIQQEVNYQETELPLQSGDVLVFYTDGLPEAMNAKEELFDYPRLERLLRGLPDTLSAAEIINSLVQKVQNFTGNAERHDDMTIVVVRVK, from the coding sequence ATGACTTTGAAATCCACCATCATAGCGTTTGTCATCTCTTTAAAGCTGGTTACCGGCTTGCCGGCCCAGCCCAATCCCATCACTTTTGAACATATTTCCCTCGAACAGGGCCTCTCGCAAAGCGTCGTAACATGCATTTTGCAAGATTACCAAGGCTTCATGTGGTTCGGCACCTATGACGGCCTCAACAAATTTGACGGCTACGATTTCGTCGTTTACAAACACGATCTGCAAAATCCTCACTCCCTTTCCGACAACACCATTCAAGCGCTGTTTGAAGACAGCGCGGGCATGCTGTGGATCGGCACGCGGGAAGGGTTGTGCCGCTTCGATCCCCGTTACGAAAAAATCACCCGCTATCTGCACGACCCCAATGATCCTCATAGCCTCAGCCACAATACCGTCACAGCAATTTGTGAAACTCGCGACGGCGAGGCAAGCGCATTATGGATTGGCACACAAGGCGGCGGGCTTAATCGTTTTGATCCCGAATCCGGGCGCTTTACTCGCTATCAGCGCGACGCCACCAACCTTGCCAGCTTGAGCAGCAATCAAGTCCGCTCGCTTCATGTTTCCTATCAAAACAATACGACGACGCTTTGGATTGGAACCTTCAACGGCCTTAACCGGCTGGTTCTGAGCACTGAAAACAACGGGGAGAATGCCGAAGTTTCGTTTACTCGTTACCAGCATGATCCGAACAACCCGCAAAGCTTGAGCGACAATCGCGTTTGGTCGATCGCAGAAGATGCGAACGGCGTGCTCTGGCTTGGCACATTTGGCGGCGGCTTCAATCGCTTTGATCCGGCCGCGCAGACGTTCAAACGATATTTACATGATCCGAACAATCCCGCCAGCTTGAGCAACAACACCGTCCGGCCCATCCTGATTTCTCAGCGCGACAGCACGATTTGGATCGGCACGAGCGGCGGGCTGGAGAAATTCGAGGCGCAGACACAGCGCTTCATTCATCATCAGCACGACGAAACGAATTCCGGCAGTTTAAGCAACGATGATGTTTGGTCGCTTTATGAAGACAAGTCCGGCGCGCTCTGGATCGGCACGTATGGCGGCGGCCTCAACAAATTCAGCCCGGCCAGAGAAAAATTCATGCACATCCGCCATGACCCCATGAATCCCAAAAGCCTGGGGCATAACATGGTGATGGCGATTCATGAAGCACGCGAAGGCGATGAAACCACCTTGTGGGTTGGCACCGGCGGCGGCGGGCTTTACGAATATGATGCGTCGCGCGAGGCGTTCATTCCATATCGCCACAATCCCGCAAACCCGGCCAGCTTGAGCAGCGATGGCGTTGCCGCGATTTATCAAGATCACCGGGGTGCGCTATGGGTCGGCACCGGCGTCGGGCTGAATAAAATGCTGCCCGGGCAAAAACGTTTCAAGCGCTATTTGCGCGAGCCTGCGAATCCCAACAGCTTGAGCGAGAACGGCATAAGCGCCATCGCTGAAACGCGCCATGGCGAGAAATCGTTTCTCTGGATCGCCACGGGCAGCGCCGGGCTTAATCGCTTCGATCCGCAGACCGAGCGATTTCAACGCTACCGGCACAATCCGGCGGATTCCACCAGTTTGAGCAACGATCGCATTTATGCCCTTTATGTTGAGCCTGAGGCCAATGGCAACAGCCGCAGCTTGTGGATTGGCACCGATGCCGGTTTGAATCAACTCGTGCTGGACAATGCGGCGCTATCCAACAACGGCGCCTCGATGCGCTTCGTGCGCTATCAGCAAAAACCGGCTGGCCGCAAAGGCTTGAGCAACAACCGTGTGTTTGCGATCTACGCCGATCCCGACAGTATCAATCATTCGCTTTGGGTGGGAACCTGGGGCGGCGGCCTCAATCGCCTGAATCGCGCAACCGGCGAGTTCACGCATTTCACCGAAAAAGACGGCTTGCCGAACAACGTGATTTACGGCATTCTCGGCGACGATGACGGCAATCTTTGGCTGAGCACCAATAGCGGCTTGTCAAAGCTTGTCCTGAGCGAGGCCGAAAGATTCAATCCGGCAACGGGTATGTTTCGCAACTACGATGTTGACGACGGCTTGCAAAGCAAGGAATTCAATCAAGGCGCCTATTACAAAAGCCACGATGGTGAAATGTTCTTCGGCGGCATCAACGGTTTTAATCGCTTTTATCCGCGCCGCGTGCGCGACAATCCGTATACCCCGCCGATTGTCTTGACTGCTTTCGAAAAATTCGACCGGCTCGTGCCGCTGGAGAAAGCGATCTCCGCCTCCGATAAGATTACACTAACGTATCGCGACAGTTTTTTCTCGTTTGCTTTTGCCGCGCTGGATTACACCAATCCCCGCAAAAATCAATATGCTTACAAACTCGAAGGTTTTGACGAAGATTGGATCTATTGCGGCACACGGCGCTACGCCAGCTACACCAACCTCGATGGCGGCGAATATCTCTTTCGCGTCAAAGGCTCGAATCACGACGGCGTATGGAACGAGCAGGGCGCAAGCATCAAAATCATCGTTACCCCGCCGTTTTGGAAAACCTGGTGGTTTCTCTCGCTGGCGGGCCTGGCCGTGCTCGGCCTGGCTTATGGCAGCTATCGCCGCAAATTGGATGCGCGCCGGGAAAAGGAAAGAATCGTCAACGAGTTGAAAGCGGCGCATGAAATGCAAATGGGGCTGATGCCGACTGCCGCGCCGCAAGTCGAGGGCTTTGACATTGCCGGCATTTGCCAGCCGGCGGAAGCCGTGGGCGGCGATTTCTTTGATTACTTCTGGCTGGATTTTGATAAGCATCAATTCGGCTTAATGCTGGTGGATGTCAGCGACAAGGCCATGAAAGGCGCGATGACGGCGGTGATGACGAGCGGCATGGTGAGCGCCGAAATCGGCTACAATCGCTCGCCGCATATCATCATGCAAAACGTTAATCGCGCCATGTATTGGAAAACCTCGGCCAATGCCTTCACGGCGATGTTGTTCGCCACCATCAATCCCTTCACCAAAATCATGCGTTTTGCCAATGCCGGGCTCACCCGGCCGCTGTTGCGCCGCGGAAGCGAAATCATCTATCTTAAAGTCGAAGGCGCGCATTTCCCACTCGGCATCCAACAAGAAGTCAACTATCAGGAAACCGAACTGCCTCTGCAATCCGGCGACGTGTTGGTGTTTTACACCGACGGTTTGCCGGAAGCCATGAATGCAAAAGAAGAATTGTTCGATTACCCGCGTCTGGAGCGCCTGCTGCGCGGCCTGCCTGATACTCTTTCTGCCGCTGAAATCATCAACTCCCTGGTGCAGAAAGTGCAAAACTTCACGGGCAACGCCGAGCGGCATGATGACATGACAATCGTGGTGGTAAGGGTGAAGTGA
- a CDS encoding DUF2283 domain-containing protein: protein MRIQYYPDTDSLYIDLSSKTSVESREISEGVVLDYDENGNLVGIDIDKASRKLELQKLVLNKLPIEEYTLAA from the coding sequence ATGAGAATTCAATACTATCCTGATACCGATTCACTCTACATTGACCTTTCTTCCAAAACTAGCGTGGAAAGCCGGGAAATTTCCGAGGGCGTGGTTTTGGATTATGATGAAAATGGGAATCTGGTCGGAATTGACATCGATAAAGCAAGTCGCAAACTCGAGCTGCAAAAGCTCGTTTTGAACAAACTCCCTATTGAAGAATACACCCTTGCCGCTTAG
- a CDS encoding BMP family ABC transporter substrate-binding protein, whose translation MNTALRNLVRFILFSVILLQMGCQSQPQSQAGFRAALLSPGPVSDAGWNASAYEGLLRIRDELKAEISQVEVKTPAQFEQGFRDYANRGFNIVFGHGFEFQDAAAAVAPDFPNTVFITSSGTTVRPNVAPMVFEIEQATYLMGVMVAMMSHSGKAGCVGGMEIPSVKSGFQALEAGAKSIKPDFVVVQSFIGNWEDVGAAKEATLALIDQGADFVFQNADAAGLGVFQAAHERGVFAFGSNKNQNAIAPQVILASAVLDVPQAFLNVAQAVKENRFKAEIMRMGMKDNVVSLALNPELQNKIPAEVMAKIEEVKQGILAGQIEVPMGF comes from the coding sequence ATGAACACTGCTCTTCGAAATCTTGTCCGTTTTATTTTGTTTTCCGTCATCTTACTTCAAATGGGTTGTCAATCCCAACCGCAATCTCAAGCCGGGTTTCGCGCAGCGCTACTCTCGCCCGGGCCGGTGAGCGACGCGGGCTGGAATGCCAGCGCTTATGAGGGCTTGCTGCGCATTCGCGATGAGCTAAAAGCTGAAATTTCGCAAGTCGAGGTCAAAACGCCGGCGCAATTCGAACAGGGCTTTCGCGATTACGCAAATCGCGGGTTCAACATCGTGTTCGGCCATGGCTTTGAATTTCAAGATGCCGCGGCGGCGGTGGCGCCGGATTTTCCCAATACGGTTTTTATCACCAGCAGCGGTACAACGGTGCGCCCGAATGTTGCGCCCATGGTTTTTGAGATCGAGCAAGCAACGTATTTGATGGGTGTGATGGTTGCAATGATGTCACACTCAGGCAAGGCCGGATGCGTCGGCGGCATGGAAATCCCTTCGGTAAAAAGCGGATTTCAGGCGTTGGAGGCGGGCGCAAAATCCATCAAGCCGGATTTTGTTGTCGTGCAGAGTTTCATCGGCAATTGGGAAGATGTGGGCGCGGCAAAGGAGGCTACTCTGGCGTTAATTGATCAGGGCGCGGATTTTGTTTTTCAGAATGCGGATGCGGCCGGGCTGGGCGTGTTTCAAGCGGCGCACGAACGCGGCGTTTTTGCATTTGGCTCCAACAAAAATCAAAACGCCATCGCGCCGCAGGTGATTCTGGCGAGCGCGGTGTTGGATGTGCCGCAAGCGTTTTTGAACGTCGCGCAGGCTGTGAAGGAGAATCGTTTCAAAGCTGAAATCATGCGCATGGGCATGAAAGATAATGTCGTATCGCTGGCGCTCAACCCGGAATTGCAAAACAAAATTCCCGCAGAAGTGATGGCCAAAATAGAAGAAGTTAAACAAGGCATACTGGCGGGACAGATCGAGGTGCCGATGGGGTTTTAG